The Chaetodon trifascialis isolate fChaTrf1 chromosome 17, fChaTrf1.hap1, whole genome shotgun sequence genome has a segment encoding these proteins:
- the sf3b4 gene encoding splicing factor 3B subunit 4, with amino-acid sequence MAAGPISERNQDATVYVGGLDEKVSEPLLWELFLQAGPVVNTHMPKDRVTGQHQGYGFVEFLSEEDADYAIKIMNMIKLYGKPIRVNKASAHNKNLDVGANIFIGNLDPEIDEKLLYDTFSAFGVILQTPKIMRDPDTGNSKGYAFINFASFDASDAAIEAMNGQYLCNRPITVSYAFKKDSKGERHGSAAERLLAAQNPLSQADRPHQLFADAPPPPSAPTPVLTALGSGMTIPGMPPPGFPPVPPPGSMPPSMPPSMAMPPNAAAPSPQGGGGGPPPGPPPFPPGSMHPAMPQMPMPPPAPPGMVPPPPAPPGSNQARAPPPPGMPPPPPMGMPPRAPYGPPMGPPVPPGMRGPPPMPPPGYGAPRPPPFGFQRGPPMPPRPPGVPPRVPMRAPMPP; translated from the exons ATGGCAGCGGGACCAATATCAGAGAGAAACCAAG ACGCCACTGTGTATGTTGGCGGCTTGGATGAAAAGGTGTCAGAGCCGTTACTATGGGAGCTTTTCCTGCAGGCTGGTCCTGTGGTCAACACGCACATGCCCAAAGACAGGGTCACTGGCCAACATCAAG GTTATGGCTTTGTGGAGTTCCTCAGCGAAGAGGATGCAGACTATGCCATTAAAATCATGAATATGATAAAGCTCTATGGCAAACCAATTCGAGTCAATAAAGCCTCTGCGCACAACAAAAACCTGGATGTGGGTGCTAACATCTTCATTGGTAATCTGGACCCAGAGATCGATGAGAAACTGCTCTATGACACATTCAGTGCCTTCGGCGTGATCCTCCAGACGCCGAAGATCATGCGAGACCCAGATACTGGCAACTCCAAGGGTTATGCTTTCATCAATTTCGCAAGCTTTGACGCGTCAGATGCCGCCATAGAGGCCATGAACGGCCAGTACCTCTGTAACAGGCCCATCACAGTGTCCTACGCCTTCAAGAAGGATTCCAAGGGAGAGCGACATGGCTCGGCAGCAGAGCGACTCCTGGCTGCACAGAACCCTCTCTCCCAGGCAGACCGGCcacatcagctgtttgcagATGCTCCTCCACCACCGAGTGCTCCGACACCGGTCCTAACTGCACTTGGATCTGGGATGACCATTCCAG gcaTGCCGCCTCCTGGTTTCCCCCCTGTTCCTCCCCCTGGATCAATGCCTCCATCAATGCCCCCATCAATGGCCATGCCTCCAAATGCAGCTGCACCATCCCCacagggtggtggtggtggaccTCCACCTGGACCACCGCCCTTCCCTCCTGGCAGCATGCATCCAG CTATGCCTCAGATGCCCATGCCcccacctgctcctcctggcATGgtgcctccacctcctgctcccccAGGATCAAATCAAGCACGGGCACCGCCACCCCCTGGCATGCCTCCACCCCCACCTATGGGCATGCCACCCAGAGCACCATATGGGCCTCCCATGG GTCCACCTGTGCCTCCAGGCATGAGAGGGCCTCCTCCCATGCCTCCACCAGGCTACGGtgctcctcgtcctcctccttttGGCTTCCAGAGAGGGCCTCCGATGCCTCCGAGACCCCCCGGTGTTCCGCCTCGCGTTCCCATGAGAGCACCAATGCCGCCATAG
- the lix1l gene encoding LIX1-like protein codes for MESNVIPDSIRPQRLQPGIGFGSAPTGTLRSSLRPGVTVPIAPLLPSPASLAASCGPPPPPPPLQLHSLYGGVGAGLGPGATGHCNPGNPAVLKEAVEAVVRSFAKHTQGYGRVNVVEALQEFWQMKLTRGADLRNGALVVYEMVPSNSPPYVCYVSLPGGSCFGSFQFCPTKAEARRSAAKIALMNSVFNEHPSRRITDEFIEKSVSEALASFNGNREEADNPNTGIGAFRFMLESNKGKSMLEFQELMTVFQLLHWNGSLKAMRERQCSRQEVLAHYSHRALDDDMRTQMAADWVNREQSVAATIAQELASTERELEDARLAGRELRFYKEKKDILMLAVGQLSAANTATLPSH; via the exons ATGGAATCTAACGTTATCCCGGACAGTATCCGCCCTCAGAGGCTACAGCCAGGGATTGGATTCGGTTCCGCACCGACCGGGACCCTCCGCTCCTCTCTACGGCCTGGGGTTACGGTCCCCATCGCGCCGCTGTTGCCCTCCCCGGCCTCTCTGGCCGCTTCGTGCgggcctcctcctccgccgcccccgctgcagctccacagcctGTACGGCGGTGTCGGAGCGGGGCTGGGGCCGGGGGCTACCGGCCACTGTAACCCGGGGAACCCGGCGGTGCTGAAGGAGGCTGTGGAGGCTGTGGTCCGCAGCTTCGCCAAACACACGCAAGGTTACGGCAGAG TGAACGTGGTGGAGGCTTTGCAGGAGTTTTGGCAGATGAAGCTGACCAGAGGGGCCGACTTGCGGAACGGAGCTCTGGTTGTTTATGAGATGGTCCCCTCCAACAGCCCGCCATATGTCTGCTATGTGAGTCTTCCTGGTGGCAGCTGCTTTGGAAGTTTCCAG TTCTGTCCCACCAAGGCCGAGGCAAGACGCAGCGCTGCAAAGATCGCCCTGATGAACTCCGTCTTCAACGAACATCCCTCTCGTCGCATCACAGACGAATTCATTGAGAAGAGCGTCAGTGAGGCTCTGGCCTCCTTCAAT GGAAACAGAGAAGAGGCTGACAACCCCAACACAGGAATCGGTGCATTTCGCTTCATGCTCGAGTCCAACAAAGGAAAATCCATGCTGGAGTTTCAG GAGCTGATGACAGTGTTCCAGCTGCTGCACTGGAACGGGAGTCTCAAAGCCATGAGAGAACGACAGTGTTCCCGACAG GAAGTGCTGGCTCACTATTCCCACCGGGCTCTGGACGACGACATGCGCACTCAGATGGCTGCTGACTGGGTGAACCGGGAACAGAGCGTCGCGGCCACCATCGCGCAGGAGTTGGCGTCGACAGAGCGAGAACTGGAGGACGCCAGGCTGGCGGGAAGAGAACTGCGTTTttacaaagagaagaaagacatcCTGATGTTAGCTGTGGGTCAGCTCAGTGCGGCCAACACTGCCACCCTGCCCTCGCACTAA
- the LOC139346316 gene encoding type-4 ice-structuring protein LS-12-like, with the protein MKFSLIAAVVVLALAQGSFAQDVTDLDRLGQFFEEMKNRVTQELTQIVSNPDFANHAQNIQTQLEPIATKMKEQLKSVGANIEEQIKPMASGMQAQIQPMFEQFQKQVEAIFQTMTDQARAIGN; encoded by the exons ATGAAATTCTCCCTCATCGCAGCCGTCGTCGTGCTTGCTCTGGCACAAG GAAGCTTTGCTCAAGATGTTACCGATCTTGACAGGCTCGGTCAGTTCTTTGAGGAGATGAAGAACAGAGTGACTCAGGAGCTGACTCAGATCGTCAGCAACCCGGACTTTGCAAACCACGCTCA GAACATCCAAACCCAGCTGGAGCCCATTGCCACTAAGATGAAGGAGCAGCTCAAGAGTGTCGGTGCCAACATCGAGGAGCAGATCAAGCCCATGGCCTCCGGCATGCAGGCTCAGATCCAGCCCATGTTTGAGCAGTTTCAGAAGCAGGTGGAGGCCATCTTCCAGACAATGACAGACCAGGCCCGGGCCATCGGCAACTAA
- the LOC139345518 gene encoding polyadenylate-binding protein 1A-like, whose amino-acid sequence MNPSAPSYPMASLYVGDLHQDVTEAMLYEKFSPAGAILSIRVCRDMITRRSLGYAYVNFQQPADAERALDTMNFDVIKGRPVRIMWSQRDPSLRKSGVGNIFIKNLDKSIDNKALYDTFSAFGNILSCKVVCDENGSKGYGFVHFETQEAAERAIEKMNGMLLNDRKVFVGRFKSRKEREAELGARAKEFTNVYVKNFGEDMDDEKLRELFNKYGNAMSIRVMTDDSGKSRGFGFVSFERHEDAQKAVDEMNGKELNGKLIYVGRAQKKVERQTELKRKFEQMKQDRMTRYQGVNLYVKNLDDGIDDERLRKEFSPFGTITSAKVMMEGGRSKGFGFVCFSSPEEATKAVTEMNGRIVATKPLYVALAQRKEERQAHLTNQYMQRMASVRAVPNPVINPYQPAPPSGYFMAAIPQAQNRAAYYPAAGQMAQLRPSPRWATQGVRPQHFQNMPGAMRPSAPRPQTFGGMRPASQVPRMMSTQRVAQTMGPRPASAAAAAAAAPVRGVPQYKYAAGVRNTQQHMTAQPQVTMQQPAVHVQGQEPLTASMLAAAPPQEQKQMLGERLFPLIQNMHPSLAGKITGMLLEIDNSELLHMLESPESLRSKVDEAVAVLQAHQAKEAAQKTVTNSAGVPSV is encoded by the exons ATGAACCCCAGTGCTCCCAGTTATCCCATGGCCTCCCTGTACGTCGGGGATCTGCATCAAGATGTGACCGAGGCCATGCTGTACGAGAAATTCAGCCCAGCCGGAGCTATCCTGTCTATCCGGGTCTGTAGGGACATGATCACCCGGCGTTCCCTCGGATACGCCTATGTCAACTTTCAACAGCCAGCGGACG CTGAGCGTGCACTGGACACCATGAACTTTGATGTGATCAAAGGGCGGCCTGTGCGCATCATGTGGTCGCAGCGTGATCCATCGCTGAGAAAAAGTGGTGTGGGAAACATCTTCATCAAGAATCTTGACAAGTCCATCGACAACAAGGCTCTATACGACACCTTCTCTGCTTTTGGCAACATCTTGTCATGCAAG GTGGTTTGTGACGAGAATGGCTCAAAAGGCTATGGCTTTGTGCATTTTGAGACTCAGGAGGCAGCAGAACGAGCCATTGAGAAAATGAATGGCATGCTGCTCAATGACCGAAAAGT GTTCGTGGGTCGCTTCAAATCTCGCAAAGAGCGTGAGGCTGAGCTGGGGGCCCGAGCCAAGGAGTTTACAAATGTCTACGTTAAAAACTTTGGTGAAGACATGGACGATGAGAAGCTGAGGGAACTCTTCAATAAATACG GAAACGCCATGAGTATCCGCGTCATGACTGACGACAGCGGAAAGTCGCGAGGCTTCGGGTTTGTCAGCTTTGAGAGACACGAGGACGCCCAGAAG GCGGTGGATGAGATGAATGGGAAGGAGTTGAACGGCAAGCTGATCTACGTAGGCCGGGCCCAGAAGAAGGTGGAGCGACAGACGGAGCTCAAGCGCAAATTTGAGCAAATGAAACAAGACCGCATGACTCGCTACCAG gGTGTCAACTTGTATGTAAAAAACCTTGATGATGGAATTGATGATGAACGCCTGCGAAAGGAGTTCTCACCCTTTGGCACCATAACCAGTGCCAAG GTGATGATGGAGGGCGGGCGCAGCAAAGGCTTCGGTTTTGTCTGCTTCTCGTCCCCAGAGGAGGCCACCAAAGCGgtgacagaaatgaatggacgcATTGTAGCAACCAAGCCATTGTACGTGGCCTTGGCACAGCGCAAAGAGGAGCGTCAAGCACACCTGACCAACCAGTACATGCAGCGCATGGCCAGTGTGCGTGCAGTTCCAAACCCGGTCATCAATCCCTACCAGCCAGCACCGCCCTCTGGCTACTTCATGGCAGCCATACCTCAGGCTCAAAACCGCGCTGCTTACTACCCAGCTGCAGGGCAGATGGCTCAGCTCCGACCGAGCCCACGCTGGGCTACCCAAGGTGTCCGGCCACAGC actTCCAGAACATGCCGGGTGCCATGCGTCCCTCAGCACCACGCCCTCAGACCTTTGGTGGCATGAGGCCTGCCTCCCAGGTGCCCCGCATGATGTCCACCCAGCGTGTCG CTCAGACCATGGGGCCCCGACCAGCCAGTGCAGCCGCTGCCGCAGCAGCCGCTCCTGTGCGTGGTGTCCCTCAGTACAAGTATGCAGCGGGAGTCCGCAACACCCAGCAGCACATGACTGCTCAGCCACAAGTCACCATGCAGCAG CCTGCTGTTCATGTTCAAGGACAGGAGCCTCTGACTGCCTCCatgctggctgcagctccaccacagGAGCAGAAGCAGATGCTGG GTGAGCGTCTGTTTCCACTGATCCAGAACATGCACCCAAGCCTGGCAGGAAAGATCACTGGCATGCTGCTGGAGATCGACAACTCAGAGCTGCTCCACATGCTCGAGTCCCCGGAGTCTCTCCGCTCGAAG GTGGATGAGGCGGTGGCTGTGCTTCAGGCCCACCAGGCCAAGGAGGCCGCCCAGAAGACTGTGACAAATTCGGCTGGTGTCCCAAGTGTCTGA
- the LOC139345638 gene encoding 14-3-3 protein beta/alpha-1-like, which produces MADQEDRVQRAKLAEQAERYDDMAAAMKAVTQSNKELSNEERNLLSVAYKNVVGARRSSWRVVSSMEQKSDDEGKSSLAKEYKGKIEKELKDICNEVLELLDNHLIPHAKPADSKVFYLKMKGDYHRYLAEVACGDERTRAVEKSEEAYQEAFKISSEEMEATHPIRLGLALNFSVFYYEIVNSPEAACKLAKKAFDDAISMLDSLNSESYKDSTLIMQLLRDNLTLWMSDHQADGDGDGEETEQTAEKQ; this is translated from the exons atggcagaccaggaggaTCGGGTACAGAGAGCCAAACTGGCTGAGCAGGCTGAGCGCTATGATGACATGGCTGCAGCCATGAAGGCTGTTACACAGAGCAACAAAGAGCTCTCCAATGAGGAGCGCAACCTGCTCTCTGTTGCATACAAGAATGTGGTGGGGGCTAGGAGGTCCTCCTGGAGGGTGGTGTCCAGCATGGAGCAAAAGTCTGACGACGAAGGGAAGTCAAGTTTGGCCAAGGAGTACAAGGGCAAGATTGAGAAGGAGCTGAAAGACATCTGCAATGAAGTACTG GAGCTGCTCGACAACCATCTGATTCCCCATGCCAAACCTGCTGACAGCAAAGTCTTCTACCTGAAGATGAAGGGAGACTACCACCGCTACCTGGCTGAGGTGGCCTGTGGCGATGAAAGAACTC GTGCTGTCGAAAAATCAGAAGAAGCCTACCAGGAGGCTTTTAAGATCAGCTCAGAAGAAATGGAGGCCACACATCCCATCCGCCTAGGCCTCGCCCTTAACTTCTCTGTCTTCTACTATGAGATAGTCAACTCACCTGAGGCTGCCTGCAAACTGGCCAAGAAG gcCTTTGACGATGCCATTTCCATGCTGGATTCCCTCAACAGTGAATCCTACAAAGACAGCACCTTGATCATGCAGCTGCTCCGTGACAATCTGACA CTGTGGATGTCAGACCACCAGGCTGATGGCGATGGTGACGGAGAGGAGACGGAGCAGACAGCTGAGAAGCAGTGA
- the znf706 gene encoding zinc finger protein 706 — MARGHQKIQSQQKNAKKQAEIKKAKGHDQKTAAKAALVFTCLVCRSQMPDPKTFKQHFESKHPKSPLPPELEGVEA; from the exons ATGGCACGTGGCCACCAGAAGATTCAGTCTCAGCAGAAAAATGCCAAGAAACAGGCTGAGATAAAGAAGGCCAAGGGTCATGATCAGAAGACGGCAGCCAAGGCGGCGCTCGTGTTCACCTGCCTTGTGTGTAGG TCCCAGATGCCTGACCCAAAAACCTTCAAGCAGCACTTTGAGAGCAAGCACCCGAAATCCCCTCTGCCCCCTGAGTTAGAGGGAGTGGAAGCATAA